The Brassica oleracea var. oleracea cultivar TO1000 chromosome C6, BOL, whole genome shotgun sequence genome includes a region encoding these proteins:
- the LOC106296639 gene encoding protein POLLEN DEFECTIVE IN GUIDANCE 1: MTVRSTGRNLSFEILSSLEDDSLPPIPRSSSDPISGNDSAESSPKRRRHRKKKKKHNKVETIPENGDPQFTTMEDSNWASCDEGERSIFENRLNYFGGGGGGSTVVTQTVQHNGFSFGKLRQRNVNGSSIDSTNDERFSETLASDKKSYVEEVSSSENLPFEEVQNQFPRSETNGNVVVTRLDTESSLDWKQLMADDPDFLSAETRSPMKYFTGEIYGGVSLRSTVASGNDVERERIYDMIFRLPWRCEVLLHTGFFVCVNSFLSLLTVMPIRVLLTFWDAFKNRQLRRPSSSELSDLACFLVLASGTILLGRTDISLIYHMIRGQSTIKLYVVYNILEIFDRLCQSFCGDVFGALFSSAAGLAVSPPEKLRFCTWRFVSDLALTMVASILHSFILLAQAITLSTCIVAHNNALLALLVSNNFAEIKSSVFKRFSKDNIHGLVYADAIERFHISAFLVSVLAQNILEAEGPWLGNFIYNATMVFFCEMMIDIIKHSFLAKFNGIRPIAYSEFLQALCEQTLNIRPEDRKTNLTFVPIAPACVVIRVLTPVYAAHLPCSPLPWRVMWMVFLFVITCIMLTSLKVLIGMGLRKHATWYINRCRRRNSSHLHND; encoded by the exons AAAGTCGAGACTATCCCTGAGAATGGCGATCCTCAATTTACGACCATGGAGGATTCGAATTGGGCTTCCTGCGACGAAGGTGAAAGATCAATTTTCGAAAACAGATTGAATTACTTCGGCGGTGGCGGCGGTGGAAGTACAGTCGTGACGCAGACTGTACAGCATAACGGGTTCAGTTTCGGGAAGCTGAGGCAGAGGAACGTTAACGGGAGTAGTATCGACTCGACTAACGATGAGAGATTCTCTGAGACCTTGGCTTCTGATAAGAAGTCATACGTGGAAGAGGTAAGCTCCTCTGAGAATTTACCGTTTGAGGAAGTGCAGAATCAGTTTCCGAGAAGTGAGACTAATGGGAATGTGGTGGTGACGAGGCTTGACACTGAATCTTCTCTGGACTGGAAACAGCTTATGGCTGATGATCCTGATT TTCTTAGTGCTGAGACGAGGTCACCTATGAAGTACTTTACGGGGGAGATTTATGGTGGGGTCTCGTTACGGAGCACAGTTGCTTCTGGGAATGATGTTGAACGGGAGAGGATATATGATATGATCTTCCGCTTGCCTTGGCGATGCGAAGTG CTTCTACACACTGGCTTTTTTGTCTGCGTCAACTCATTTCTGTCATTGTTGACTGTCATGCCAATAAGAGTCCTGCTGACATTCTGGGATGCTTTTAAGAACAG GCAGCTCAGGAGGCCTTCCTCATCGGAGCTGTCTGATCTTGCTTGTTTTCTTGTTTTGGCTTCTGGTACCATTCTTCTTGGCAGAACAG ATATCAGCTTAATTTACCATATGATTCGTGGTCAAAGTACCATAAAACTATATGTGGTTTATAATATCTTAGAG ATATTTGATAGACTCTGTCAAAGCTTTTGTGGAGATGTATTTGGGGCTCTGTTCAGTTCCGCAGCGGGACTGGCTGTTTCCCCTCCTGAGAAACTGAGATTTTGTACTTGGAGATTCGTTTCGGACCTGGCATTAACTATGGTTGCGTCGA TTCTCCATTCATTCATTCTATTAGCTCAGGCAATTACGTTGTCAACTTGTATTGTTGCTCACAACAATGCCTTGTTGGCCCTTCTGGTGTCAAATAACTTTGCTGAGATCAAGAGCAGTGTCTTCAAGCGTTTCAGCAAAGACAACATTCATGGTCTAGTATATGCAG ATGCAATAGAGAGATTCCACATATCAGCCTTCCTGGTGTCTGTTTTGGCTCAAAACATTCTCGAAGCTGAAGGTCCATGGCTTGGAAACTTTATCTAC AATGCTACTATGGTCTTCTTCTGTGAGATGATGATAGACATCATCAAGCATTCATTTCTTGCCAAGTTCAATGGCATCAGACCTATAGCGTACTCTGAGTTTCTTCAAGCTCTCTGCGAGCAG ACTTTGAACATCCGCCCAGAAGATAGAAAGACAAATCTCACATTCGTACCCATTGCACCCGCTTGTGTG GTGATCAGAGTACTGACTCCAGTATATGCAGCACACTTGCCTTGTAGTCCACTCCCATGGAGAGTGATGTGGATGGTCTTTTTATTTGTCATAACATGTATAATGCTCACAAGTCTCAAAGTTCTCATCGGCATGGGACTTAGGAAACATGCAACTTGGTATATTAACAGATGCAGAAGGCGAAACTCCTCCCATCTACACAACGACTAG